From the Pungitius pungitius chromosome 6, fPunPun2.1, whole genome shotgun sequence genome, one window contains:
- the rpgrip1l gene encoding protein fantom isoform X3 — protein MSTFHDETAADVPVRDVTVNLSRPAPEWSAVDKQDISRVSREELEDRFLRLYEETLLLKQHVHKQEDKIRKLGTKLMRLVKDRGRMEQLAAGGGPPASRLRDVEMEEMMEELQEKLRSVEAEKEVLKQRLLVAKQQLITSHSRRSSPYRQVQSRVNSGLKRLRDNVPSPRQALPTSTRSSEGVSHPPPGLLPRFGHSLLEEARAELRHLENVVEHQRIQMEEMEVASEQLREELRRKEAEFEERLLQFREQQTSKLRTHVSGNMVMIKLQKQLMERTNRVTELEGRFLQLQESQRNLKLVHSSAMLKVEELSAQLKTERLRSSELETRLQSSSISRMKMEELQERMNEAEQERDLLKDNNEQLLNRAMAVSLQQKGQTQEQQLKLQVAQLEATLKADLIDKNEILHKFEAERDANQKLIEDNKKLHLQFLEQKQQLEEVNQRLGIYSRKRRSQRSGHLSFLKEDEKAEEGGGGGGGGVGLGAEGDVRELRAIHAETIQELEKTRNLLSMEGKISKGYKEAELEAVLKKMEADRVTWEQKLEQQVSLLDSRTAKIQRLEAQLQVLSYGTTPSVFKQDVPDEDGFEEEPLHLEGGENLVELKVVSASISPSALRLLGDAELSTFCTYSFYSFELHSTPVARGRAPRYGFTSRYPVTVDQELLDYLLRGSVVVELQQALGLDWRMLAGGRIRLQALLEQEGGVRGSVPLVGVSDEARSFGSVDYWMKLKVPLTETLRLHREKLKEKDDLSNTLNQDAQSPPVPPLQLPPGWNQLLLTIHGCRDLRTSGASVSLPSPFVVYKFYDFGDHPTATAFHCASPQFQDLRSYPVAMDTELDRYLRSEALLLYVFDQEEERMDAYLGRARVPLLPLSRDQGISGLFQLTDPSGLNAGLIQVTLEWTSTYQEREEEREEEVGSGHPEALGSKAARPKLVRDKKVSFRDASAPEDQEEDMRDTAPAAMKPVFAPPPNTTEEEEEEEEEESHFSEGQLVVAGSPSDASEVSEDMVEDVDESSRSDSDDIIVHGRAAERKPLQRVRLEVVSLTLRPESRVSLDGSVVRLFVEYSLLDLPTEETPLSLPKPPHGKSINFNYSKVIPVDSENNGARRRLLRRVLQGGHPHMERIRFTVVSEPPEEEEQERECEDVGAAFIRIPDILERQQDMVDTSLEVVDVEDSSQVVGSLTVTVEGLEALQAIMEDQDLDLDQEPTPVSSLLPSS, from the exons ATGTCCACCTTCCATGATGAGACAGCAGCTGATGTTCCCGTCAGAGATGTCACAGTGAACCTGTCCCGCCCCGCACCAG AATGGTCGGCGGTGGACAAACAGGACATCTCTCGTGTCTCtagagaggagctggaggaccgATTCCTACGACTCTACGAGGAGACCCTGCTCCTCAAACAGCATGTTCACAAGCAAGAGGACAAGATTAGGAA GCTGGGCACCAAGCTGATGAGGCTGGTGAAGGACCGTGGTCGTATGGAGCAGCTGGCGGCGGGGGGCGGTCCGCCAGCCTCCAGACTTCGTGacgtggagatggaggagatgatggaggagctcCAGGAGAAGTTGCGGAGTGTCGAGGCGGAGAAGGAGGTGCTGAAGCAGCGCCTTCTGGTGGCCAAGCAGCAGCTCATCACCTCCCACAGCAGGAGGTCGTCTCCGTACCGCCAGGTCCAGTCCCGAGTGAACTCCGGGCTGAAGAGGCTGAGGGACAACGTCCCCTCTCCTCGTCAGGCTCTGCCCACAA GTACCCGTAGTTCAGAGGGAgtcagccacccccccccgggcctcttACCTCGGTTTGGACACAGCCTCCTGGAGGAGGCGCGAGCAGAACTCCGTCACCT GGAGAACGTGGTGGAGCACCAGAGGATCCaaatggaggagatggaggtggCGTCAGAGCAGCtgagggaggagctgaggaggaaggaggcagagtTTGAGGAGAGACTCTTGCAGTTCCGAGAGCAGCAGACCTCCAAACTGAG GACTCACGTCAGTGGGAACATGGTGATGATCAAACTCCAGAAGCAGCTGATGGAGCGAACCAACAGGGTGACGGAGCTGGAGGGACGGTTTCTACAGCTGCAGGAG AGTCAGAGGAACCTGAAGCTCGTTCACAGCAGCGCCAtgctgaaggtggaggagctgtCGGCTCAACTGAAGACTGAGAGGTTGAGGAGCTCTGAGCTAGAGACAAGGCTGCAGAGCTCCTCCATATCAAGGatgaagatggaggag CTGCAAGAGAGGATGAACGAGGCGGAGCAGGAAAGGGACTTGTTGAAGGACAATAACGAGCAGCTGCTCAACAG agcCATGGCCGTGTccctgcagcagaaaggtcaGACTCAAGAGCAGCAGCTGAAGCTCCAGGTTGCCCAGCTGGAAGCGACGCTAAAGGCTGACCTCATCGACAAGAACGAGATCCTGCATAAGTTCGAGGCCGAGAGAG ACGCAAACCAGAAGCTGATAGAAGACAATAAGAAACTTCATCTCCAGTTTCTGgaacagaagcagcagctggaggaagtAAACCAGCGCCTAGGCATCTACAGCAgg AAGCGTAGGTCTCAGCGGAGTGGACATCTGAGCTTCCTGAAGGAGGATGAGaaggcagaggaaggaggaggaggaggaggaggaggagttggccTGGGTGCAGAGGGTGACGTGCGAGAGTTGCGGGCCATTCACGCCGAGACCATCCAGGAACTAGAGAAGACCAGGAACCTCCTCAGCATGGAGGGCAAGATCAGCAAGGGCTACAAG gaggcggagcttgagGCGGTGTTGAAAAAGATGGAGGCCGACAGAGTGACGTGGGAGCAGAAGCTTGAGCAGCAGGTCTCTCTACTGGACTCCAGGACCGCTAAGATCCAAAGACTGGAAG CTCAGCTCCAAGTCCTGTCCTACGGCACCACACCCTCTGTCTTCAAACAGGACGTCCCAGATGAAGATGGGTTTGAGGAGGAACCTCTCCAcctggaaggaggagagaacctGGTGGAGCTCAAGGTGGTCAGCGCCTCCATCTCGCCGTCTGCCCTGCGGCTCCTGGGGGACGCCGAGCTCTCCACCTTCTGCACCTACTCCTTCTACTCCTTCGAGCTGCACTCCACCCCAGTGGCCAGGGGCCGGGCGCCGCGGTACGGCTTCACGTCCCGGTACCCAGTGACGGTggaccaggagctgctggactaCCTGCTGCGGGGCTCAGTGGTTGTGGAGCTGCAACAGGCCCTGGGACTGGACTGGAGGATGCTGGCGGGGGGGCGCATACGCCTGCAGGCCCTGCTGGAGCAAGAGGGGGGGGTCCGGGGCAGCGTGCCGCTTGTTG GTGTGTCTGACGAGGCTCGCTCCTTTGGCTCTGTGGACTACTGGATGAAGCTGAAGGTTCCGCTGACGGAGACCCTCCGTCTGCACAGagagaagctgaaggagaaggacgaCCTCAGCAACACTCTGAACCAGGACGCACAG tctcctcctgttcctccccTGCAGCTCCCGCCTGGCTGGAACCAGCTCCTCCTCACAATCCATGGCTGCAGAGACCTGAGGACGTCCGGGGCCTCTGTGTCCCTGCCGAGCCCCTTTGTGGTCTACAAGTTCTATGACTTTGGGGACCACCCGACCGCCACCGCCTTTCACTGTGCCTCCCCCCAATTCCAGGACCTGAGGTCCTACCCCGTCGCCATGGACACGGAGCTGGACCGGTACCTGAGGTCGGAGGCCCTGCTCCTCTACGTGttcgaccaggaggaggagcgtaTGGACGCCTACCTGGGGAGGGCCCGGGTGCCTCTGCTGCCTCTGTCCCGGGACCAGGGGATCTCTG GACTTTTCCAGCTCACTGATCCCTCCGGACTCAACGCCGGCCTCATCCAAGTGACGCTGGAGTGGACGTCCACCTaccaggagagggaggaggagagggaggaggaggtggggagtGGGCACCCTGAGGcattggggtcaaag GCCGCTCGGCCAAAACTAGTGAGagacaaaaaggtctcattcaGAGATGCGTCTGCTCCAGAGGACCAG gAGGAGGACATGAGAGACACTGCACCAGCTGCTATGAAG CCTGTGTTTGCTCCTCCTCCCAacaccacagaggaggaggaggaggaggaggaggaagagtctcACTTCTCTGAAGGTCAGCTGGTGGTGGCCGGCTCTCCTTCTGACGCCTCTGAGGTCTCTGAGGACATGGTGGAAG atgtggACGAGTCGTCCCGGTCGGAcagcgatgacatcatcgtTCATGGGCGGGCGGCAGAGAGGAAG CCATTGCAGCGAGTCCGGCTGGAGGTTGTGTCTCTGACCTTGAGACCAGAGTCACGGGTGTCCCTGGATGGCAGCGTGGTGCGTCTGTTTGTGGAGTACTCGCTGCTGGATCTGCCCACCGAGGAAACACCCCTGTCTCTGCCCAAACCCCCCCACGGCAAGAGCATCAACTTCAACTACAGCAAAG TGATTCCTGTGGACTCTGAGAACAACGGGGCGCGGCGCCGCCTGCTGAGACGAGTCCTGCAGGGAGGACATCCTCAcatggagag AATTCGGTTCACGGTGGTCAGCgagcctccagaggaggaggagcaggagagggagtGTGAGGACGTCGGGGCGGCCTTCATCCGTATCCCCGACATCCTGGAGAGACAACAGGACATGGTGGACACCAGCCTGGAGg TGGTGGACGTGGAGGACAGCAGTCAGGTGGTCGGCAGTCTGACTGTGACCGTAGAGGGACTGGAGGCTCTGCAGGCCATCATGGAGGAccaggacctggacctggaccaaGAGCCAACCCCGgtctcctctctgcttccaTCATCATGA
- the rpgrip1l gene encoding protein fantom isoform X2, with translation MSTFHDETAADVPVRDVTVNLSRPAPEWSAVDKQDISRVSREELEDRFLRLYEETLLLKQHVHKQEDKIRKLGTKLMRLVKDRGRMEQLAAGGGPPASRLRDVEMEEMMEELQEKLRSVEAEKEVLKQRLLVAKQQLITSHSRRSSPYRQVQSRVNSGLKRLRDNVPSPRQALPTSTRSSEGVSHPPPGLLPRFGHSLLEEARAELRHLENVVEHQRIQMEEMEVASEQLREELRRKEAEFEERLLQFREQQTSKLRTHVSGNMVMIKLQKQLMERTNRVTELEGRFLQLQESQRNLKLVHSSAMLKVEELSAQLKTERLRSSELETRLQSSSISRMKMEELQERMNEAEQERDLLKDNNEQLLNRAMAVSLQQKGQTQEQQLKLQVAQLEATLKADLIDKNEILHKFEAERDANQKLIEDNKKLHLQFLEQKQQLEEVNQRLGIYSREKEYDEAELTEALLLIKKRRSQRSGHLSFLKEDEKAEEGGGGGGGGVGLGAEGDVRELRAIHAETIQELEKTRNLLSMEGKISKGYKAELEAVLKKMEADRVTWEQKLEQQVSLLDSRTAKIQRLEAQLQVLSYGTTPSVFKQDVPDEDGFEEEPLHLEGGENLVELKVVSASISPSALRLLGDAELSTFCTYSFYSFELHSTPVARGRAPRYGFTSRYPVTVDQELLDYLLRGSVVVELQQALGLDWRMLAGGRIRLQALLEQEGGVRGSVPLVGVSDEARSFGSVDYWMKLKVPLTETLRLHREKLKEKDDLSNTLNQDAQSPPVPPLQLPPGWNQLLLTIHGCRDLRTSGASVSLPSPFVVYKFYDFGDHPTATAFHCASPQFQDLRSYPVAMDTELDRYLRSEALLLYVFDQEEERMDAYLGRARVPLLPLSRDQGISGLFQLTDPSGLNAGLIQVTLEWTSTYQEREEEREEEVGSGHPEALGSKAARPKLVRDKKVSFRDASAPEDQEEDMRDTAPAAMKPVFAPPPNTTEEEEEEEEEESHFSEGQLVVAGSPSDASEVSEDMVEDVDESSRSDSDDIIVHGRAAERKPLQRVRLEVVSLTLRPESRVSLDGSVVRLFVEYSLLDLPTEETPLSLPKPPHGKSINFNYSKVIPVDSENNGARRRLLRRVLQGGHPHMERIRFTVVSEPPEEEEQERECEDVGAAFIRIPDILERQQDMVDTSLEVVDVEDSSQVVGSLTVTVEGLEALQAIMEDQDLDLDQEPTPVSSLLPSS, from the exons ATGTCCACCTTCCATGATGAGACAGCAGCTGATGTTCCCGTCAGAGATGTCACAGTGAACCTGTCCCGCCCCGCACCAG AATGGTCGGCGGTGGACAAACAGGACATCTCTCGTGTCTCtagagaggagctggaggaccgATTCCTACGACTCTACGAGGAGACCCTGCTCCTCAAACAGCATGTTCACAAGCAAGAGGACAAGATTAGGAA GCTGGGCACCAAGCTGATGAGGCTGGTGAAGGACCGTGGTCGTATGGAGCAGCTGGCGGCGGGGGGCGGTCCGCCAGCCTCCAGACTTCGTGacgtggagatggaggagatgatggaggagctcCAGGAGAAGTTGCGGAGTGTCGAGGCGGAGAAGGAGGTGCTGAAGCAGCGCCTTCTGGTGGCCAAGCAGCAGCTCATCACCTCCCACAGCAGGAGGTCGTCTCCGTACCGCCAGGTCCAGTCCCGAGTGAACTCCGGGCTGAAGAGGCTGAGGGACAACGTCCCCTCTCCTCGTCAGGCTCTGCCCACAA GTACCCGTAGTTCAGAGGGAgtcagccacccccccccgggcctcttACCTCGGTTTGGACACAGCCTCCTGGAGGAGGCGCGAGCAGAACTCCGTCACCT GGAGAACGTGGTGGAGCACCAGAGGATCCaaatggaggagatggaggtggCGTCAGAGCAGCtgagggaggagctgaggaggaaggaggcagagtTTGAGGAGAGACTCTTGCAGTTCCGAGAGCAGCAGACCTCCAAACTGAG GACTCACGTCAGTGGGAACATGGTGATGATCAAACTCCAGAAGCAGCTGATGGAGCGAACCAACAGGGTGACGGAGCTGGAGGGACGGTTTCTACAGCTGCAGGAG AGTCAGAGGAACCTGAAGCTCGTTCACAGCAGCGCCAtgctgaaggtggaggagctgtCGGCTCAACTGAAGACTGAGAGGTTGAGGAGCTCTGAGCTAGAGACAAGGCTGCAGAGCTCCTCCATATCAAGGatgaagatggaggag CTGCAAGAGAGGATGAACGAGGCGGAGCAGGAAAGGGACTTGTTGAAGGACAATAACGAGCAGCTGCTCAACAG agcCATGGCCGTGTccctgcagcagaaaggtcaGACTCAAGAGCAGCAGCTGAAGCTCCAGGTTGCCCAGCTGGAAGCGACGCTAAAGGCTGACCTCATCGACAAGAACGAGATCCTGCATAAGTTCGAGGCCGAGAGAG ACGCAAACCAGAAGCTGATAGAAGACAATAAGAAACTTCATCTCCAGTTTCTGgaacagaagcagcagctggaggaagtAAACCAGCGCCTAGGCATCTACAGCAgg GAGAAGGAGTACGACGAGGCTGAACTCACCGAGGCTCTCCTGCTCATCAAG AAGCGTAGGTCTCAGCGGAGTGGACATCTGAGCTTCCTGAAGGAGGATGAGaaggcagaggaaggaggaggaggaggaggaggaggagttggccTGGGTGCAGAGGGTGACGTGCGAGAGTTGCGGGCCATTCACGCCGAGACCATCCAGGAACTAGAGAAGACCAGGAACCTCCTCAGCATGGAGGGCAAGATCAGCAAGGGCTACAAG gcggagcttgagGCGGTGTTGAAAAAGATGGAGGCCGACAGAGTGACGTGGGAGCAGAAGCTTGAGCAGCAGGTCTCTCTACTGGACTCCAGGACCGCTAAGATCCAAAGACTGGAAG CTCAGCTCCAAGTCCTGTCCTACGGCACCACACCCTCTGTCTTCAAACAGGACGTCCCAGATGAAGATGGGTTTGAGGAGGAACCTCTCCAcctggaaggaggagagaacctGGTGGAGCTCAAGGTGGTCAGCGCCTCCATCTCGCCGTCTGCCCTGCGGCTCCTGGGGGACGCCGAGCTCTCCACCTTCTGCACCTACTCCTTCTACTCCTTCGAGCTGCACTCCACCCCAGTGGCCAGGGGCCGGGCGCCGCGGTACGGCTTCACGTCCCGGTACCCAGTGACGGTggaccaggagctgctggactaCCTGCTGCGGGGCTCAGTGGTTGTGGAGCTGCAACAGGCCCTGGGACTGGACTGGAGGATGCTGGCGGGGGGGCGCATACGCCTGCAGGCCCTGCTGGAGCAAGAGGGGGGGGTCCGGGGCAGCGTGCCGCTTGTTG GTGTGTCTGACGAGGCTCGCTCCTTTGGCTCTGTGGACTACTGGATGAAGCTGAAGGTTCCGCTGACGGAGACCCTCCGTCTGCACAGagagaagctgaaggagaaggacgaCCTCAGCAACACTCTGAACCAGGACGCACAG tctcctcctgttcctccccTGCAGCTCCCGCCTGGCTGGAACCAGCTCCTCCTCACAATCCATGGCTGCAGAGACCTGAGGACGTCCGGGGCCTCTGTGTCCCTGCCGAGCCCCTTTGTGGTCTACAAGTTCTATGACTTTGGGGACCACCCGACCGCCACCGCCTTTCACTGTGCCTCCCCCCAATTCCAGGACCTGAGGTCCTACCCCGTCGCCATGGACACGGAGCTGGACCGGTACCTGAGGTCGGAGGCCCTGCTCCTCTACGTGttcgaccaggaggaggagcgtaTGGACGCCTACCTGGGGAGGGCCCGGGTGCCTCTGCTGCCTCTGTCCCGGGACCAGGGGATCTCTG GACTTTTCCAGCTCACTGATCCCTCCGGACTCAACGCCGGCCTCATCCAAGTGACGCTGGAGTGGACGTCCACCTaccaggagagggaggaggagagggaggaggaggtggggagtGGGCACCCTGAGGcattggggtcaaag GCCGCTCGGCCAAAACTAGTGAGagacaaaaaggtctcattcaGAGATGCGTCTGCTCCAGAGGACCAG gAGGAGGACATGAGAGACACTGCACCAGCTGCTATGAAG CCTGTGTTTGCTCCTCCTCCCAacaccacagaggaggaggaggaggaggaggaggaagagtctcACTTCTCTGAAGGTCAGCTGGTGGTGGCCGGCTCTCCTTCTGACGCCTCTGAGGTCTCTGAGGACATGGTGGAAG atgtggACGAGTCGTCCCGGTCGGAcagcgatgacatcatcgtTCATGGGCGGGCGGCAGAGAGGAAG CCATTGCAGCGAGTCCGGCTGGAGGTTGTGTCTCTGACCTTGAGACCAGAGTCACGGGTGTCCCTGGATGGCAGCGTGGTGCGTCTGTTTGTGGAGTACTCGCTGCTGGATCTGCCCACCGAGGAAACACCCCTGTCTCTGCCCAAACCCCCCCACGGCAAGAGCATCAACTTCAACTACAGCAAAG TGATTCCTGTGGACTCTGAGAACAACGGGGCGCGGCGCCGCCTGCTGAGACGAGTCCTGCAGGGAGGACATCCTCAcatggagag AATTCGGTTCACGGTGGTCAGCgagcctccagaggaggaggagcaggagagggagtGTGAGGACGTCGGGGCGGCCTTCATCCGTATCCCCGACATCCTGGAGAGACAACAGGACATGGTGGACACCAGCCTGGAGg TGGTGGACGTGGAGGACAGCAGTCAGGTGGTCGGCAGTCTGACTGTGACCGTAGAGGGACTGGAGGCTCTGCAGGCCATCATGGAGGAccaggacctggacctggaccaaGAGCCAACCCCGgtctcctctctgcttccaTCATCATGA
- the rpgrip1l gene encoding protein fantom isoform X1 — MSTFHDETAADVPVRDVTVNLSRPAPEWSAVDKQDISRVSREELEDRFLRLYEETLLLKQHVHKQEDKIRKLGTKLMRLVKDRGRMEQLAAGGGPPASRLRDVEMEEMMEELQEKLRSVEAEKEVLKQRLLVAKQQLITSHSRRSSPYRQVQSRVNSGLKRLRDNVPSPRQALPTSTRSSEGVSHPPPGLLPRFGHSLLEEARAELRHLENVVEHQRIQMEEMEVASEQLREELRRKEAEFEERLLQFREQQTSKLRTHVSGNMVMIKLQKQLMERTNRVTELEGRFLQLQESQRNLKLVHSSAMLKVEELSAQLKTERLRSSELETRLQSSSISRMKMEELQERMNEAEQERDLLKDNNEQLLNRAMAVSLQQKGQTQEQQLKLQVAQLEATLKADLIDKNEILHKFEAERDANQKLIEDNKKLHLQFLEQKQQLEEVNQRLGIYSREKEYDEAELTEALLLIKKRRSQRSGHLSFLKEDEKAEEGGGGGGGGVGLGAEGDVRELRAIHAETIQELEKTRNLLSMEGKISKGYKEAELEAVLKKMEADRVTWEQKLEQQVSLLDSRTAKIQRLEAQLQVLSYGTTPSVFKQDVPDEDGFEEEPLHLEGGENLVELKVVSASISPSALRLLGDAELSTFCTYSFYSFELHSTPVARGRAPRYGFTSRYPVTVDQELLDYLLRGSVVVELQQALGLDWRMLAGGRIRLQALLEQEGGVRGSVPLVGVSDEARSFGSVDYWMKLKVPLTETLRLHREKLKEKDDLSNTLNQDAQSPPVPPLQLPPGWNQLLLTIHGCRDLRTSGASVSLPSPFVVYKFYDFGDHPTATAFHCASPQFQDLRSYPVAMDTELDRYLRSEALLLYVFDQEEERMDAYLGRARVPLLPLSRDQGISGLFQLTDPSGLNAGLIQVTLEWTSTYQEREEEREEEVGSGHPEALGSKAARPKLVRDKKVSFRDASAPEDQEEDMRDTAPAAMKPVFAPPPNTTEEEEEEEEEESHFSEGQLVVAGSPSDASEVSEDMVEDVDESSRSDSDDIIVHGRAAERKPLQRVRLEVVSLTLRPESRVSLDGSVVRLFVEYSLLDLPTEETPLSLPKPPHGKSINFNYSKVIPVDSENNGARRRLLRRVLQGGHPHMERIRFTVVSEPPEEEEQERECEDVGAAFIRIPDILERQQDMVDTSLEVVDVEDSSQVVGSLTVTVEGLEALQAIMEDQDLDLDQEPTPVSSLLPSS, encoded by the exons ATGTCCACCTTCCATGATGAGACAGCAGCTGATGTTCCCGTCAGAGATGTCACAGTGAACCTGTCCCGCCCCGCACCAG AATGGTCGGCGGTGGACAAACAGGACATCTCTCGTGTCTCtagagaggagctggaggaccgATTCCTACGACTCTACGAGGAGACCCTGCTCCTCAAACAGCATGTTCACAAGCAAGAGGACAAGATTAGGAA GCTGGGCACCAAGCTGATGAGGCTGGTGAAGGACCGTGGTCGTATGGAGCAGCTGGCGGCGGGGGGCGGTCCGCCAGCCTCCAGACTTCGTGacgtggagatggaggagatgatggaggagctcCAGGAGAAGTTGCGGAGTGTCGAGGCGGAGAAGGAGGTGCTGAAGCAGCGCCTTCTGGTGGCCAAGCAGCAGCTCATCACCTCCCACAGCAGGAGGTCGTCTCCGTACCGCCAGGTCCAGTCCCGAGTGAACTCCGGGCTGAAGAGGCTGAGGGACAACGTCCCCTCTCCTCGTCAGGCTCTGCCCACAA GTACCCGTAGTTCAGAGGGAgtcagccacccccccccgggcctcttACCTCGGTTTGGACACAGCCTCCTGGAGGAGGCGCGAGCAGAACTCCGTCACCT GGAGAACGTGGTGGAGCACCAGAGGATCCaaatggaggagatggaggtggCGTCAGAGCAGCtgagggaggagctgaggaggaaggaggcagagtTTGAGGAGAGACTCTTGCAGTTCCGAGAGCAGCAGACCTCCAAACTGAG GACTCACGTCAGTGGGAACATGGTGATGATCAAACTCCAGAAGCAGCTGATGGAGCGAACCAACAGGGTGACGGAGCTGGAGGGACGGTTTCTACAGCTGCAGGAG AGTCAGAGGAACCTGAAGCTCGTTCACAGCAGCGCCAtgctgaaggtggaggagctgtCGGCTCAACTGAAGACTGAGAGGTTGAGGAGCTCTGAGCTAGAGACAAGGCTGCAGAGCTCCTCCATATCAAGGatgaagatggaggag CTGCAAGAGAGGATGAACGAGGCGGAGCAGGAAAGGGACTTGTTGAAGGACAATAACGAGCAGCTGCTCAACAG agcCATGGCCGTGTccctgcagcagaaaggtcaGACTCAAGAGCAGCAGCTGAAGCTCCAGGTTGCCCAGCTGGAAGCGACGCTAAAGGCTGACCTCATCGACAAGAACGAGATCCTGCATAAGTTCGAGGCCGAGAGAG ACGCAAACCAGAAGCTGATAGAAGACAATAAGAAACTTCATCTCCAGTTTCTGgaacagaagcagcagctggaggaagtAAACCAGCGCCTAGGCATCTACAGCAgg GAGAAGGAGTACGACGAGGCTGAACTCACCGAGGCTCTCCTGCTCATCAAG AAGCGTAGGTCTCAGCGGAGTGGACATCTGAGCTTCCTGAAGGAGGATGAGaaggcagaggaaggaggaggaggaggaggaggaggagttggccTGGGTGCAGAGGGTGACGTGCGAGAGTTGCGGGCCATTCACGCCGAGACCATCCAGGAACTAGAGAAGACCAGGAACCTCCTCAGCATGGAGGGCAAGATCAGCAAGGGCTACAAG gaggcggagcttgagGCGGTGTTGAAAAAGATGGAGGCCGACAGAGTGACGTGGGAGCAGAAGCTTGAGCAGCAGGTCTCTCTACTGGACTCCAGGACCGCTAAGATCCAAAGACTGGAAG CTCAGCTCCAAGTCCTGTCCTACGGCACCACACCCTCTGTCTTCAAACAGGACGTCCCAGATGAAGATGGGTTTGAGGAGGAACCTCTCCAcctggaaggaggagagaacctGGTGGAGCTCAAGGTGGTCAGCGCCTCCATCTCGCCGTCTGCCCTGCGGCTCCTGGGGGACGCCGAGCTCTCCACCTTCTGCACCTACTCCTTCTACTCCTTCGAGCTGCACTCCACCCCAGTGGCCAGGGGCCGGGCGCCGCGGTACGGCTTCACGTCCCGGTACCCAGTGACGGTggaccaggagctgctggactaCCTGCTGCGGGGCTCAGTGGTTGTGGAGCTGCAACAGGCCCTGGGACTGGACTGGAGGATGCTGGCGGGGGGGCGCATACGCCTGCAGGCCCTGCTGGAGCAAGAGGGGGGGGTCCGGGGCAGCGTGCCGCTTGTTG GTGTGTCTGACGAGGCTCGCTCCTTTGGCTCTGTGGACTACTGGATGAAGCTGAAGGTTCCGCTGACGGAGACCCTCCGTCTGCACAGagagaagctgaaggagaaggacgaCCTCAGCAACACTCTGAACCAGGACGCACAG tctcctcctgttcctccccTGCAGCTCCCGCCTGGCTGGAACCAGCTCCTCCTCACAATCCATGGCTGCAGAGACCTGAGGACGTCCGGGGCCTCTGTGTCCCTGCCGAGCCCCTTTGTGGTCTACAAGTTCTATGACTTTGGGGACCACCCGACCGCCACCGCCTTTCACTGTGCCTCCCCCCAATTCCAGGACCTGAGGTCCTACCCCGTCGCCATGGACACGGAGCTGGACCGGTACCTGAGGTCGGAGGCCCTGCTCCTCTACGTGttcgaccaggaggaggagcgtaTGGACGCCTACCTGGGGAGGGCCCGGGTGCCTCTGCTGCCTCTGTCCCGGGACCAGGGGATCTCTG GACTTTTCCAGCTCACTGATCCCTCCGGACTCAACGCCGGCCTCATCCAAGTGACGCTGGAGTGGACGTCCACCTaccaggagagggaggaggagagggaggaggaggtggggagtGGGCACCCTGAGGcattggggtcaaag GCCGCTCGGCCAAAACTAGTGAGagacaaaaaggtctcattcaGAGATGCGTCTGCTCCAGAGGACCAG gAGGAGGACATGAGAGACACTGCACCAGCTGCTATGAAG CCTGTGTTTGCTCCTCCTCCCAacaccacagaggaggaggaggaggaggaggaggaagagtctcACTTCTCTGAAGGTCAGCTGGTGGTGGCCGGCTCTCCTTCTGACGCCTCTGAGGTCTCTGAGGACATGGTGGAAG atgtggACGAGTCGTCCCGGTCGGAcagcgatgacatcatcgtTCATGGGCGGGCGGCAGAGAGGAAG CCATTGCAGCGAGTCCGGCTGGAGGTTGTGTCTCTGACCTTGAGACCAGAGTCACGGGTGTCCCTGGATGGCAGCGTGGTGCGTCTGTTTGTGGAGTACTCGCTGCTGGATCTGCCCACCGAGGAAACACCCCTGTCTCTGCCCAAACCCCCCCACGGCAAGAGCATCAACTTCAACTACAGCAAAG TGATTCCTGTGGACTCTGAGAACAACGGGGCGCGGCGCCGCCTGCTGAGACGAGTCCTGCAGGGAGGACATCCTCAcatggagag AATTCGGTTCACGGTGGTCAGCgagcctccagaggaggaggagcaggagagggagtGTGAGGACGTCGGGGCGGCCTTCATCCGTATCCCCGACATCCTGGAGAGACAACAGGACATGGTGGACACCAGCCTGGAGg TGGTGGACGTGGAGGACAGCAGTCAGGTGGTCGGCAGTCTGACTGTGACCGTAGAGGGACTGGAGGCTCTGCAGGCCATCATGGAGGAccaggacctggacctggaccaaGAGCCAACCCCGgtctcctctctgcttccaTCATCATGA